CCCTTATGCATGGAGAAAAGTGGATGCGACGAATTTTATCCTCGATTCCTTCCGTTCAGTGGATGATCTGGAAAAAACGCTTCTTTCAGATAGAAGGGATACCTTCCTCTATCATTTTTATTGGAAATTTCATCCCACTTGGGCTTTTGCCTTCCAGTCCAGGAATGGATGGAACAGGAAAGATGAAGTTGGATATAAAGAGTTTCAAGTCACTTTACTAGGGACTTTCCGCTCATCCTGGAATGTCAAAATGGATTATAAGCACAGAGAGCATGACGATAGATTTTCCATCCATTTTTCTGTCGGCTTAAACCGCCCTTGCTACGACTATAATGCGTGCCGTGTTCCCTGTCTTGAATTTTGACGCCTGATCCATTAAACTCGGAAAGATAAAAAAGGAAACCGTATGGACATATTAGTTGTAGGGATTGGTTATGTTGGACTAGTCACAGCAACCTGCTTGTCTGAAATGGGCCATCACGTCACTTGCTTGGATATCGATAAAGAAAAAATTCAACGATTGAATGACGGAGTCATTCCCATCTATGAACCAGGCCTTGAGGAGATGGTGAAGCGCAATGTAGCTGCCAAGCGAATCTGCTTTACAACAGATTACGAAAAGGGAGTCAATGGATCCAAAGTGTGTTTCATTTGCGTAGACACCCCTATTGACAGCAATGGGCATGCAAGCTTAAATGCGGTCAAAAGCTGCGCACAAAGCATTGCCAAGCGAATGAGCGGCTATAAAATTATCGTCAATAAGTCTACCGTTCCTCCCGGAACTGCACGCCAAATCCATCAATGGGTGCAAGAGATCTTGGATCAAAGGAAAATGATAGAGTCTTTCGATATCGTTGCAAATCCGGAGTTCCTCAAAGAGGGCTGCGCTGTGACCGACTTTATGAAGCCGGACAGAGTTGTGATTGGGATTGACAACCCCCGCGCAACGCAAATAATGAAAGACATTTACTCCCCTTTCATGCTCAGCCGGCAGCGATTGATCTTAATGGATACCGTGTCTGCTGAAATGACCAAATACGCCTCCAATGCGATGCTTGCAACCCGCATTTCATTTATGAACGAGCTATCCGGCCTTTGTGAGAAGACAGGAGCTGATATCAACAAAGTCAGAATTGGGATGGGTGCCGACGAAAGAATTGGCTACAGTTATTTATATGCAGGAGTCGGTTACGGAGGATCATGCCTTCCAAAAGATATCTCAGCCCTGAAATCGCATGGAAACAGCCTGGAGTATCCCATGTTGCTCTTGGAAGCGGTTCATGAAATCAACAATCGCCAGAAGTTAGTGTTAAGCAACAAGATCAAAGAGTACTTCGAGGG
This genomic window from Waddlia chondrophila WSU 86-1044 contains:
- a CDS encoding UDP-glucose dehydrogenase family protein; amino-acid sequence: MDILVVGIGYVGLVTATCLSEMGHHVTCLDIDKEKIQRLNDGVIPIYEPGLEEMVKRNVAAKRICFTTDYEKGVNGSKVCFICVDTPIDSNGHASLNAVKSCAQSIAKRMSGYKIIVNKSTVPPGTARQIHQWVQEILDQRKMIESFDIVANPEFLKEGCAVTDFMKPDRVVIGIDNPRATQIMKDIYSPFMLSRQRLILMDTVSAEMTKYASNAMLATRISFMNELSGLCEKTGADINKVRIGMGADERIGYSYLYAGVGYGGSCLPKDISALKSHGNSLEYPMLLLEAVHEINNRQKLVLSNKIKEYFEGKGGISGKTIAVLGLAFKPDTDDMREATSLILIKQLLSIGAIVKTFDPVAMTNAKSLLPDTPNLIWCNDEYTCAENTDAVVFVTEWKQFRFLDFKKIQLSMRGCGLFDGRNQYHPEEMVHLGFDYHGIGVPSKTGDFS